The DNA sequence ATCATGCCTCGTGCATGGGAGGTGATCTGATCGTCGAGTGATTGGGGCGTTTTGCCATACCGGATGGTGTAGGACTGATCCGCCCATTCACCCGAATATCCCACCACAAGCTTGTTGTCAGCGATAAACGCATCCCAGATGATCGGCGCCAATGCTGCCCCTTGAAGGGTTGCTTTTTGGCGTTTGGAAGGTTGACTCGCTCCTTTTCCATTCCAAGCCACCAATTGCCATTCTACCTGAGATCCGGCAGGCAAACTGTCTAATTCGATGTAGGGAGCAATGGTCTTGTCTGTCTGAAAGCGTTGGCCATCCACCGTGTAGATCAGTTCATATTCAAAGGCATCTGACGCCTTGGTGAAATGCACCCGAAGGCCCTTCGCTGAAACTTTCGCTTCGTCGATGACAGGACGATTGGGGACCTCGAAGAAGATCGTTTGATCATGGCGATTGTATCCATTCGGGGTCATCAATGCCACATGCAGGCGGTTGGGCCTTCCCCGAAATCTCGGCCAAGCGATCTCTTGAGTGATCAGATCCATGCCCGGGAGCAAGTCCGGTAATTCTGCCGTTTGCTGGCTCAGGAGCTGTCCCGTCTCGTCGAGGAGTTCATACCTCAATTGGTAGCCTTTCAGGGCGAAACTGGGGAAGTCATTCGCGGTTCGGATCTGAATGGCAACCTGAGCAGTTTGATTCGCTAGATCGAGATTTTTTACTTCGAATCGCTTTAATGGGCTGTTTTCGCGACGATGGGTGTAGTAGGAGCGCCGTTTGGTACGCCATGCATTCACCAATCCCCAAGCGCGGTTTTCGGAAGCCAAGGTCAAATTGTACCCACTCTTGTAATCGTTGTAGGTCCAGATAGAAGCGCCAGTCGTGTAAGGACGTTTGCTGCGAATGAGGTCATACCAAGGCCCCAGCCCCGGAATATCGTTGTCGAGGCTCGGCGAGGTGAAGCGTTCAATCCCGAATTCAGAAAAGAACATCGCTTGGTCCGGCCATCGGTTGTGTAGCGTATCCATGATCGCTCCGGGATTCTTGGAGTAAATATTCTGGAAAATCATGTCTCCGTAGGCCAATGGATTGTTCTCTGCAGATTCTCCCGGTTTGTAGCCTTGATTGCTGACGTGCAGGGCCATGCGGTTGGGATCGAGTCTTTTGGCGAATTCATAGGTGGATTTCACATAGTGGAAATGCTCCGTCAATTCGTTGCCGACACTCCAACCGACAATGCAGGGGTGATTGACATCGCGCTCGATCATCTCCTGGATCCATTGCTTGGCAAGGGGATAATCAGGTGCTGTCAATTCAGGATTGGTCAGCTCACGAATATTGGCTTCCTCCACGATCAATATGCCCTGTTCATCGCACCGATCCAGCAAGCGTTTATTCTGCGTGCCGTGCATGATTCGCATGAAATTGGCCCCAGACTGCTTCATCATGTCCACATCAAAGTCGATGAGCTCCTGTGGTTCCGATGAGCCCCAATACCGATGGTCGCTCACCCGGTTGAAGCCCACCAGTCGGACAGGTTCCCCATTCAGCAACATCTGGGTGGAGGTCGCTTCGAATTTCCGGATGCCAAATCGATCTCGTTTGACATGGATGGGGTTTCCTGCTGAAAGCAGCGTGGTTGTCAGTGTGTACAGTTCAGGGCGGTCGAAATGCCAGAGCTTGACTTGATCTGCGGTCAGGGTACCCGTCAGGGAAAACTCCCGAATACTGTGCGCCGGAACTTGAACAGGGATCGTCTGTGAGCTTTCGAGGGAAGCATGGGAAATATTCGCTTGGATCGAAAGGGTCCTTGTTACGGCAGCGTTGTTCTCCACGCGCACCTTGAGTTCCCAAGTAGCGGTTCCGTCAGTCAGATTCGGCTCAGCATGAATGTATTGGTAGGGAATGCGTACCTCATTCGACCGTATCAATCGGACATCCCGGATAATTCCGCCCCAGTTCCAAGTAGCGCCCACGATGAAGTTATTGTCTGCTTGAACGGCGAGGATGTTTTCCCCGGTTGGATTCAGTTGATCAGTTACATCAAACTCGAAGGGGGTAAATCCGCCTTGATGGGTGCCGATGTATGTGCCGTTGAGATAGACTTTGGCGAGGTGGTAGACTCCATCGAATGCCACTCGAATGCGTTCATTCTCGGTTTGTGTCCAAGTATCCGGCAGATTGAACGCTTTGCGATACCAGCCTTTTCCGGTGTAGTTGGCAAATTCGTTGATCATGCCCCAGTGCCCCGGAACTTTCAAGTCGTGCCAATCAGTGTCGTCATATTCGGGCTTGAAGACGGATATTTTCTGCGAATGCGCCTGACGAATCGTTTCCTCAGAAACAGGGCGAAGCATAACGGCATCTGCGACCACTTGTCCATGAGTGATGGCCGTGACTTCGGTGAAATGATCGGCAGCAGGATCGACCTTGAAAATCCCCAAGCTGACCCAGCGTGCATTTCGGTTGCGCTGACTGATGTGTTGGGTGTAGGTTCCATGCGCGTGCCGGATATTGACCTGCGTCGTCAGATGATTGCCAAAGGGGTAATAGATAAAGTGCTCGTAATACCCGGCATTCGGGACGTCGGATTTGAAGCGCACATAGGCATCATCTCCGTCGTGGAAATAGCGCTTGAGGAAGTTGGATTTCCAGTGCTGTACGCCCCGCTCCATCTGGTCGATGGTCTGCCATTTGCCGTGAACTTCCACGAATGGAGATTGCGAGTTGTCAAACACGAAGTCCTCATCTGTGGGCTGGATGTCCAGATAATTGGAACCATCTCCAAAGAGCGTCTGGAATTTCCAGTAGCCATTGAGCGAGAGGGTGTCCTGTGCGGAAGCATTCAGCATCACACTCAGGAATGCGAATAGGCACATGCCCATTCGTGCTGTGAATGGTTGAAGCATAGATTTAGGTCCTTATTTGATGTCTGTGTGATTGAATGAATGAATCTATCGGACGACCCATTCGAATAGAGCTGCCGGAATATGTTCGCTCGGGTGCTCCATTTTCAGGACCAATCCCTTCACGTGAGTTTCTGGTGGCAACGCATGGACATTGAGGGTCTGGTAGTTGCCTGTGACCTCGGCCAGCAATTGACCTTCGAGATCGAAGATTTGGTAATTGCGAACGCAAAACGGCATGACGGATTCTGGATGGCCCATAAGAGTCGATTCCATGGCGTGGTCGTAATCTGTGTCCCAAAACAGGCGGATTTCCGAGACTGGGCGATCCGCTTCCCATTCCACCGTGAGGGTAGGAGTCGGGTCTGCTAAGTCAGCTACCCAAGCATTGACCGAGCGAATGGGTCTCACCCATCCGTTGCCAAGATTCGTCGCTTCGAATGCCTCGATGGTAGGGCTGATTTTCATGGCGAGATTGTGTCCGGATGGCCTTCTTTGGGGAATCCAAAATTCGAATGCGTCGATGCCAATGTCTTTTGGGGGGCGTTGGCTGCCATCGTTTGACACAGCTTTATTCACCCCATTGAATACCGAAAGTACCCCTGTATATCGCTGCTCGGACTGGCGGATTTGCACTGATTCATTCGCCAGAAAAGTCAGAAACCCATATTGCTCCTCCTCCAATTCGCAGGAAAAGGAAACTGTCATCTCTTGCACGCCTTGAGCCAAATGTAGGGTTTGAGATTCCAACACGACCTCTGGGGTGAAATGCTCAGGATGTGCCGACGTTCGTAGTTGGACTTCCAGAGAGGTAGCCGCAGTTGCTTGTACTTGTATGGAAAAAGAATAGGCTTGTCGAGCTTTGAGCGGAATCATCTGGGCCGCCGAAGTCTTCAGATTCAGCCATTCTCTATCAGCGGGAATTTCTGCCAACTTCAAGGCTGAAGACGCGGAATACTTTGCTTGATTGAGGGCATTTCCTCCTGATGGAATCGCTGTTCCGGGAATGCTCTGCCCGATGAGATTCAGGGCTTCTTGCAATTGCTGGATTCCGGGGTCTTCAGAAAGTCCTGC is a window from the Pontibacter sp. G13 genome containing:
- a CDS encoding glycoside hydrolase family 2 TIM barrel-domain containing protein, coding for MLQPFTARMGMCLFAFLSVMLNASAQDTLSLNGYWKFQTLFGDGSNYLDIQPTDEDFVFDNSQSPFVEVHGKWQTIDQMERGVQHWKSNFLKRYFHDGDDAYVRFKSDVPNAGYYEHFIYYPFGNHLTTQVNIRHAHGTYTQHISQRNRNARWVSLGIFKVDPAADHFTEVTAITHGQVVADAVMLRPVSEETIRQAHSQKISVFKPEYDDTDWHDLKVPGHWGMINEFANYTGKGWYRKAFNLPDTWTQTENERIRVAFDGVYHLAKVYLNGTYIGTHQGGFTPFEFDVTDQLNPTGENILAVQADNNFIVGATWNWGGIIRDVRLIRSNEVRIPYQYIHAEPNLTDGTATWELKVRVENNAAVTRTLSIQANISHASLESSQTIPVQVPAHSIREFSLTGTLTADQVKLWHFDRPELYTLTTTLLSAGNPIHVKRDRFGIRKFEATSTQMLLNGEPVRLVGFNRVSDHRYWGSSEPQELIDFDVDMMKQSGANFMRIMHGTQNKRLLDRCDEQGILIVEEANIRELTNPELTAPDYPLAKQWIQEMIERDVNHPCIVGWSVGNELTEHFHYVKSTYEFAKRLDPNRMALHVSNQGYKPGESAENNPLAYGDMIFQNIYSKNPGAIMDTLHNRWPDQAMFFSEFGIERFTSPSLDNDIPGLGPWYDLIRSKRPYTTGASIWTYNDYKSGYNLTLASENRAWGLVNAWRTKRRSYYTHRRENSPLKRFEVKNLDLANQTAQVAIQIRTANDFPSFALKGYQLRYELLDETGQLLSQQTAELPDLLPGMDLITQEIAWPRFRGRPNRLHVALMTPNGYNRHDQTIFFEVPNRPVIDEAKVSAKGLRVHFTKASDAFEYELIYTVDGQRFQTDKTIAPYIELDSLPAGSQVEWQLVAWNGKGASQPSKRQKATLQGAALAPIIWDAFIADNKLVVGYSGEWADQSYTIRYGKTPQSLDDQITSHARGMMTVDLAGETTMYLQLKRTLPSGDSQWSPIIQAQSETFRRYE